Within Amedibacterium intestinale, the genomic segment ATTGTCAAAGACAGTGAATTTAAATTAAGAGAATCTATTTGTAACTGTTTGAAATCTATTGTGTCACAGATAGCTCAGGAAAATATTGATCCTATAGAGTACTATACTTTTAAAACTGGTGAAAAGATACACCATATTCCTTTAAATGAAATCTTGTATATTGAAACTTCAATGAGATCTCATTTTGTGATTGTTCACGCATTACATGATCGAATCGAATGCATTGGCAGTCTATCCGATATAGAACAGCAACTCAAACCCAGATTTTTAAAAATACATCGCTCTTACATAGTCGCATTGGATAAAATTGATGAGCTTGATCTTAAAAATAATCGAGTATGGATACAGGGAAATATGTGTTTGGTATCTAGAAAAATGAAATCAAAACTTTTAGAAGCATTAAACAGGGTCTTATAGGGATCCTTTTTTATGCTGTTTAGGAAATAAATGAACCATTTAAGAAATAATCTGCTTTGTACTCTAGGAAACAATATAATGATTGTGAAAGGAGTTGAACAAGATGAAAAATGAATATATTCGTATACAACACATATCAAAGGAATTTCATTCAACAGTGGTACTGAAAGATTTAAATGCAGTTTTACATAAAGGAGAAATACTAGGTTTTTTAGGGCCAAGTGGTGCCGGAAAAACAACGACCATTAAGATTCTAACAGGCCAATTAAAATTAACAAAAGGGGATGCATATGTTTTAGATATTCATTGTGACAACATAGATGAAACGATTTATGAACAAATTGGTATTGTTACTGATAATAGTGGAATTTATGAAAGAATGAGTGTATATGATAATTTGAAGTATTTTTCTAAAATTTTGAATGTTTCAAAAGAAAGAATTGACGTATTACTAAAAAGAGTAGGATTGTTTGAGCATAAAATGAAGTTGGCAAGTCAATTATCAAAGGGACAAAAGCAGCGTTTGATCCTGGCTAGAGCAATCCTGCATACACCCAAAATACTGTTTCTTGATGAACCTACAAGTGGATTGGATCCATCAACGGCCTTAACGATTCATAATTTATTGCTGGAGCTTAAACATGAAGGAATGGCTATTTTCTTAACAACTCATAACATGGAAGAAGCAACAAAACTTTGTGACCATGTTGCTCTTCTTAATGAGGGTGTGATTGTTGAGTATGGAAGTCCAAAAGAATTATGTATCAAGCATAATCAGGAAAAAAAGTATAAAGTTATTTTAAACGATGACAGTGAGCATATTTTATCAAACAAGGCTAATGATATTGAAAAAATGAGGCAATGGCTGTTGGAAGATAAGGTTGAGGCACTTCATTCCTGTGAACCAACATTGGAAGATGTGTTTATACATGTTACTGGAAGGGGGTTAAACTAAATGATTTGTATAAGAAAAATATCGGCAATCATGGAAATGAAAGCCAAAGCGTTAATGAGTAAAAATTTTTTAATTATGATGTTATTTTCAATTGGGTATGGATATTTAATGAAAACAATCATAGGGGAAGTCAGTACGTATGCATTATCAATGGCTGTACTGTTTAATATCGCTATGGCATTGTATGTTACTGCTTTATTACTTGCCGAGGAAAAAGAAAAGAATACTCTGCGTGTACTTATGACATCTTCTGTTAGAGGCATTGAATATTTTTTAGGAACAGTATTTCCAATACTTATTGAAGTGGAAATTATCAATGTTATTCTTGCTTTGTTATTAGGTGTTACGATGAATCCTTATGTGTGGATGATCTATCTTTTAATGACTTCCTTGGCAACGCTATCATGTACTATGATAGGGATGATATTTGGAATTTTTGCAAAAAATCAAATGAATACGAGCTCAATTATCACACCAGCAGTTATTATTTTAATGTTGATTCCAATGTTTTCTGAATTACTTCCATTTATGAAAGTCATCTCTGAGTATTTATTTACTGGTATTGTGATGAACGTAATTAACAAATTATCTTATGCAAATATTTCCGTTTCGCTGATACAATGGTGCATATTATCTAGTGAATGTATTATTACTTTGCTGTTATTTCTGATTTTATACAAAAGAAATGGGTTTGAAGCCTAATTTCAAAAGTATCATATTCAGATAAAATAACCAAAACAGTAAATTGTCCTTATAAAAATCTAAGAAAAAAATAAAAGAAAAAGGTCGAATAGCCTAAGTGATAATTTTAAAAAATCACTTAACTGTTACGACCACTTTTTTTGACTTGAATAAAAAAATCTCCTACTGGAGATTTGCTTATCTATATGGGGCGGACGATGGGGATCGAACCCACGCATGACGGGACCACAACCCGCTGTGTTAACCACTTCACCACATCCGCCATGTATACTCATACAAAGAAATAATATATATGGGGCGGACGATGGGGATCGAACCCACGCATGACGGGACCACAACCCGCTGTGTTAACCACTTCACCACATCCGCCATATCTGACTTTGCTTGAGCGAGTCATATTATATCTTATCTCATTTTGTTTGTAAATACTTTTGTTGAATTTTTTTATAAAAATGATATAATTTCACCAAGGAGTGATTCCATGAAAAAAATAGCATTAATGTGTGATTCGAGTGCTGATATTACAGAAGAAGAAGCGAAGGCATTGGATATCCATGTTCTTCGAATGCCTATCACAATTGATGGCAAGGAATATATTGATAGTAAAACGATTTCTGATAACGATATTATAGAAGCCTTACGGGCAGAAAAGCAGGTAAAAACTGCACAGCCGGTTATTGGAGATATGGTGAATATGTGGATAGATTTATTAAAAGATTATGATGAAGTTTTTTATCTTCCACTTTCTAACAAATTAAGCGGAACTTGCCAAACTGCAATTGGTTTATCGAAAAAGTTTGAAGGAAGAGTACATGTAGTTGATAGTGAGCTGGTATGTTATCCGGTAGTATCTGTATTAAAAATGGCTAGAGAATTACTGGAAGAAGGATATAGCTGTGCACAGGTCAAGAAGAAGATTGAAGATGACGGAGAACTATATGCTGTTATTATTCCTGAAAATTTAACTGCATTAAAAAATGGTGGAAGAATTTCTCCTGCCGCTGCAGCATTGGCTGGTTTATTAAAAATTCAGCCATTATTAAGTGTGGAGCATGGTGCTATTGATTTAGTAGATAAAGTTCGTACCTTAAAAAAAGCATATCGAGAAGGTATTGAAAGAGTTACGAAAGATATTCATCCAGAAGATTACATTTGGATGATTATTGATGCGGATAATCGTGCGATGAGCGATGAATTAAAGCCAATTCTGGAAGAAGCATGTGGACAGCCGGTAGAACAGCGAACATTTAAAGCTGTCATTTTAACTCATACAGGACCTGGAACGATCGGATTTGGAAGAATTCGAAAATTAAAGTGAGGGATTGCTTATGATAGATGCACATATTGAATATCAAGGCGAGTATAGTTATGAGCATTTGATGGAGTATGTACAAGCAGCTATACATAATGGTATAGATGAAATAACGATTTTACAACCTACACACAAATTTAAAGAATGTTCCTTGTTATATAGAGAAATTTGTGCTTCTTATCCCTGTCAGAAAGAATGGTATGATCGTATAGAAAAAACCTCAATAGGATCCTATCAAGCCTTTATCAAAGATATGAAAAAACAGGAGTTTCCTATAAAGATAAATTTTGGATTGCATGTCTGCTATTTTACACAGCATGAACATTTTATATCGCAAATGTTAAATGCTTTTCCTTATGATGTAAAGGTAGGAAGTATTCAGTTTGTTGATAATCTGGCTTTTGACTGGAAAGAATCAAATAAAATGTTATGGAATAAGTATAATGCGGATTTTCTGCATCGAAGATATTATGAAATGATGAATGCGATGTTAACATCAAACTTGTTTGATGGCATCAGTGGATTTGATAATATTCGTACTGCTGGTGTGATGCCAAAATTCAGCCGTACACATACTTATCAAAAATTAGCAAAACTATTAATGCAGAATCAGATATATGTAGAAGATGATACAATGCTTCATCCTGATTTCTGCAGTCTTTGTACACATTACAGAGTGGTGTTAAAGCCTGTAAGCAGAAGTAAAAAACCTGATGATTTAGGAAAAGAAAATTATTAATATATTCGATTAACAGTGTTTTGTTTAGGAAACGCTGTTTTTTTTTCGTATAGTCTTAGGTCTTAAAAGTTAAAAATAAAGATCATACCTTTTTATGACGGGCTTTCTTTGAGTGTGGAAAAAATATAAAAAAAGCCTTTATTTAAAGGCTTAAATGACTATATGGCGGAGACTATGAGATTCGAACTCATGGTGGCGTTAACCACACGACGCTTCCAACATCGCACCTTAAACCACTCGGACAAGTCTCCAATTACTTCTCTTATTTTACTGATATTCTTTTAAATGTCAATAATAATTCTTTGAAAAAATTGTATTATGTTTTGTATTTTCTGTATTTTGTTTCGTATTAATATAAGGGAGAAATGGAGGGAATGAATTGTATGCTCTATACATAGAATGTATTGGGAGGTATTTATATGAATCGAAAACGTATTATTATCTTGCTTGCACTTTTCTTTTCCATACTTTTTTCTTCATTTTACTATATGTTGTTTTCAGTAATTGGAACATCTTCTTCACAAAAAACATTACATATGAATCAGGTAGGATTGTATAAAGAAGAAAAAAACTTAGAGGAAGCAAAGCAGAAATTGGAGGAGGATGGTTTTCACGTTTATCAAATGAAGCAGGGAGATGTTACAGCTTTGGTATGTGGTGTGAATGAGGATAAAAAGAAAACTGAAGAAGAACAAAAAGAATTAGCAGATAAAAACTACAGTTTTATAGAAAAAAGTGTGACAGTAAGCAGTGATGAAATTACAGACTTGATCAAACAGAAAAAATATAAGGAGGCTTTAGAAAAAATTGGGAATGAAAGTAAAACAGTTAAATGAAAAAGAAAGACCTAGAGAAAAGGCTTTATTAAATGGAATAAAAAGTTTAAGCAATAGAGAACTTATAGCGCTGCTGCTAAGAAGTGGGACAAGAGAAAAAAGTGCATTGGAGGTTGCGGATGAGCTGTTATGCACATTTGAGACGATGGGAGATTTGGGAAGTGCTTCTATACATGATGTAATGCATATCAAGGGTATTAAAGAAGCAAAGGCGGTAGAACTTCTTGCTGCTTTTGAGATAGGAAAGCGGATTGCTTTAGATGATATACAAGAGAAAGTACAAATAGGAAAACCGGAAGATGTCGTAGATTGGCTTCAACAGGAAATTGGCTTCTGTAATCAGGAATGTTTCTATGTGATTTTTTTAAATCAGAAAAATCAGATACAATCTTATAAGCAGATGTTTACAGGAACCTTAACGAATGCCAGTGTGCATCCTCGTGAAATTTTTAAAGAAGCTATGCGCTTGGGCTGTGCAAGAATTATGGTAGCTCATAATCATCCTTCAGGAGACCCCACACCATCAAATGCGGATATTGAGTTAACAAATCATATTGTAGAAAGTGGAAAGATGGTCGCAATCCCTTTGATGGATCATATTATTGTCGCAAGAAATGCATACATAAGTTTTCGACAAATGCGACTTATTGATTGAACTATTTTGGTTTAACAAGTATAATAGTAAAGAATTTAAGAGAGCGGTGAGTCGTTGTGAAGTTGAATCGATTACAGAAAATTATTTTAGGAGTTCTTGTTTTCTTTTTAATGATAGGACTTCTTTTACAAGGTATAAATGGAAATACTACAAGCAATCTGGGGTATGATGCATTTACGATGCTGAAATATTCTTTAATTGATCATCCAGTGGAAACAATAAAAGAATGGACACATGATTTTGCGAGTCTTTGGAGCGTTAAAAAAGAAAATGATATTTTGCGTTATGAATTGAGTCAGGCGCCTTCTTATCAGGCAAAATATGAAGATGCACAAAGAAGGATAACAGAGCTTGAAGAAGCCTTGGACCTGAAAGGGAAAGAACGCTATGAAAGTATTGCGGCAAATGTTGTTTCAAGAGATACATCTACATGGAATGATCGCATTACAATTGATAAAGGCAGCAAAGACGGTATTGTAGAAGGGATGGCTGTTGAATCTGTAAAAGGCATGATTGGAAAAGTTGAAAGTACATCTGATTATACAAGTGTTGTAAAGCTTCTTACAAGTGAAGATAAAAAAAGCAATGCATCGATTAAAATAAATATTGATGAAAAGCATAGCAGTGATGGAATATTGTATAGTTATGATGTGAAAAAGGGTGTCTATGTCGTATATTTATATGATGATACAGATAAAGTGAAAAAAGGAATGCAGGTTGTTACTAGCGGTAAAGGCGGTGTTTATCCTAGCGGGCTTCTTGTTGGAACCGTAGATTCTATACAATCTTTGAATAATCAAACCGGACAAACGATTTATGTTCGTCCAATTGATGATATGCAGGAATTTTCTATTGTACGTGTAATTGGAAGTAAGAAAGGGGAATAAGATATGGCGCATGTCGTTTTGTTTCTCGTATGTTCTTTATTTGATGAAATATTGAGTGTTTTGTTTCCAAATACATTTTTGGTGAATGATCTGCTGTTTATTCCAAATCTTGCATTTTGTATGATGATCTTAACGATTCGCAAGTTCTCATTAACAGATAAATGTTTGTTCGCTTTTGGATGTGGGATGTTTTATGATTTTTGTTTTGCCAATACGTTTTTGTTGTATGCCATCATTTATACACTTCTTGCCTGCATACTGCACTTATGGTCAAAACATTTAACAGAAACACTGATAGAATCGTTAATTCTATCAATTGTGACAATTTTCGTCAAAGACCTTTTGGTATATTTTGTAATGAGCTTTCAAGGCATTTCAGAGATTCCATTTCTTTTGTGGGCAGAACAGTTTGAATTATTAACATTGCTTGGAAATGCGGTTTTGGTATTGGGGATTGTTTTCCTTCAACGTAGCAAAGAGGATTATCTGGAAAAGAAAGCCAATAAAATACGAAGAGGGGAAAAAATACAATGGTTCAACTTAAAATCAAAGGAATAAATGGAAAATTTCATGTTTATATGACATCTTCTTACTTTGAAGAAGAATTAAATGAACTAAGCACAAGGCTGAAAATATTTACTTCTCAGCAAGAGAAGATGTTTTCTGCCTTTTTTCATTTGGAAAATGCAGCACAGAAACAAATCCAAACTTTATTTTCTTTTTGTCGTGAACATGAAATCTTGATAGAAGGAATAGATTTGGGGAATTGCAGAAATAGCAAAACATTAGATATACGAGAAGAAACGCTTTTAAATGGACAAAGTTATATTTTAAACGAAGATACTTTACTTTTAGGAAATATTGAGCCTCAGGCATATGTTTGTTGTAAAGGTAGTTTATATGTTTTGGGATGTGTAGAAGGAAATATAGATTTATATTATGAAGATAATATTCTTTGTGCATCAGCTTTATGTGCGAACGTTCGCATATGTGATTCGAAATTTCAAAATATGACATTTTTCTCTCCTGTGAAAGTATATTATGAAGAAGTACAATTAAAAACAAAGTCGTATAAGGAGGAGAAATTATGGGTGAGTCTATCGCAATAACGTCTGGTAAAGGCGGAGTAGGGAAAAGCAGTACGATTATTGGTATTGGAATGATATTGGCACAGATGGGGTATCGTGTCTGTATGATTGATATGGATCTGGGACTTAAAAATCTGGATGTTATGATGGGGCTGCAGCACCGCGTATTATATGATCTTAAAGATGTTATGGATGGCAAATGTACATTGTCACGTGCAATCTTACAAGATAAACAGCAGGATAATTTATATTTGATTCCAGCTTGTAAAACCATACATATTGCTTCTTTTCAGGGAGATCATTTTGAAGAAATCGTACAGTCTTTAAAACAAAGTTTTGATTATGTGCTGCTGGACACTCCTGCTGGAATGGAAAGTGGGTTTTTATACTCTATACGTTGTGTGAATAAGGCTGTGCTGGTAACAACACTGGATGTTACATCACTTCAAGATTGTGATCGAATTATTGGAATTTTGATGAAGGAAGGGATGGAAGAAATTTCTTTTGTTGTGAATCGCATGAATGTACATTTGATTGAAAAAGGAATCAGTGTTCCTTTGGAGGAAGCAAAAAAATGGCTGTCTGTTGAATTTTTGGGTTATGTTTTTGATGATGAGGAAGTTATGCGTTCGAATAATCATGGAACTCCAGTTGTTTTAAAAAGAGACACCTTACTGTATTCATGTTATTACAGTATTGTAAAAAATATGCTTGGTGAAAGGGTAGAACTTCCTAAATATAAAGAAAAGAGTCTTCTGCAAAAGCTGTTTGGATAAAAAGACATGTTTCTTTTCTATCTTGCATAAACTTGAGCAGGAGGGATGAAAATGGATGAATTAAGAGATGTACGAAAACGAATTTCTAAAAGACGAGGTGGTTATGGAGAAGAAAAACACAGACCCGTCTTTTTCTTTCGCTTTTTTTATCATGTTATCATGGCTGCTATGTGTATCTGTGTGCTTGTATTAGGGCTGCTTGTTTCAAATAAATTGGATCTGTTAGATCTTCCGGTATTAGAAAAAACATTACAGCTGGATGATCTTTCAAAGTGGATTCCTTTTGAAAAATGGTTTTCCTTAAAGGAAGAGGCAGTATCCACAACCCCTGTGTATACTCCGCTAGAAGAAAATCAGTATACAAATGGAACAAACATTGCCTATAATGTTTATCATGGGGTTGTGCTGCATGTACAAACAAATAAAGATAATAAACAAAGTGTTAGTATAAAGCAGGACAATGGAGTCGTTGCGACATATGGGAATTTGGATGAAGTGAAGGTAAAAAAAGGAGAGAGGATTTTAAAAGAAAAAATACTGGGTACATATACCTCCTATGTCACCATTGACTTTTTAAAAGATCAAAAACTAATAGCTTATGATGAAGCACTTAAAGAAAACTAAGATTCATATTTCTTGGCTGTGGGTTGTGTATTTGTTTCTTTTTTTAAACTATGCATATTTTTATTTAATGTTTTATATTTTTTTGATTTTAAGTATTCATGAAATGGCACATATTCTTATGGCGTGTGCTTTTCATTATCAATTTGAAAAAATTACCATTTATCCTTTTGGCTTATCGGCACAAATAAAAAATTTAGGTTATGGAAACTTGATACAGGAAATCTTAATTATATGCAGTGGACCACTAACACATGTTTGCATGCCTTTGCTGTTTGACTTTTTATGCAGTACAGGTATGATTTCAGAAATATTTTATGAATATTTATGTATGATCAATGCTTCTATTTTGCTTTTTAATCTTTTGCCCATCTACCCTTTGGATGGAGGAAGACTGGTACAAGTTTTTTTTCATTGTTTTTGCATATATAAAACAGCAGAAAAATGCACGTATTTGACAAGTTTTTTAGTCTTGTTGTTTTTTCTGTATAAAGGCTTATTTCAGGCTTATGCAGGATATATTGTCTTTATTTTTTTAGTTGTAGAATTATTTTTAGCTTGGAAAAGTCTTCCGTTACAAGCACTTCAATTTTATCGTTTCCGCTATCTTCATTCCTGCAAGGAAAAACCGTATCTGCACCATAAAAAGGACTTGTATAGAGGAAGGTATAACTTGTTTTATCGAAAGGGAGGCTGGATAGAAGAAACCTCATGGTTGTTAGAGAAGTTTGTGCCAAAGAATAGGCATTAAATAAGATTTATGATATAATCAATCCGTGAGGAGGCAGAGAGTATGAAAATAAAAATGTTTTTAATTTCTTTGCTTTGTTTTACTTTGCTGAGTGGTTGTAAAAAAGAACATTTTCAAGTAGCGACAACAGTGTATCCGATACAGTATCTGGTAGAACGTATTGCAGGAACTTATAGTAATCTTTCTGTTGAAACAATAAGTGAAAATTCTATGATTCAGCGTGCGCAGATCAAAGATAACTATACATCTATTTTAAAAAACAGTGATGCTTTGTTTTATATCGGAGGCTTGGAGCCCTATATGAATATGTATATGGAAGATATTCGTGAGAATGATATTGATATGGTAGATTTGGCTACGAAAAGTGCTATTTATAAATTTGAACGTTATACAAGTACCGTTGTAAACGGGCAGACAACAGGTGTGGAAACACCATATTATGATGGAGAGCTGTTCCAAACGATTGAGACATATGATTATGACCCTCTTTTATGGATGGATCCGGTTGCTATGACAAGTATGGCAAGTGATATCTTAGAATATCTGAATGCAAAATATCCACAGTATCGTTCCATTTTTGATGATAATTATAATAAGTTAGAATTGGACCTTGCACGTTTAGATGCAGATTTTCAAAAAATCTCTACAGCAAATGAGAACATCAGCTTTGTTTCTATGACACCAAGTTTTGGTAACTGGCAAAAATCGTATGGTATTGAGGTTTACCCTATTGTACTAAGCAAATATGGTGCTTTGCCTACAGCAGATCAGCTGGAAGTTATGAAGAAACGTATAAAAGATGATCATGTGCGTTATATAGCTATGGAAGATAATCTGCCTGAGGATATGGTGAAGTTAAGAAAAAAACTGATTGATGAATTAGGGCTTATTCCTGTGAATTTAAAAAATTTATCTTCGTTAAGTAAAGAAGATGAAGAAGCAGGAAAAGATTATTTATCTATCATGTATGAAAATTTAGAAACGCTGGAAGCTATCGCATCATAAGAAAGGTCTAAGGACCTTTCTTTGTGCGTTTTAAATAGCTGGGTATTAGGAGGAAGATTTATGAAAAAATTAATGTTAATAGATGGAAATTCGATGCTTTTTCGTGCATATTATGCCACATTATATGGAAGAATGATGAAAACCAGCAATGGGATTCCAACCAATGCAGTTTATGGCTTTATTACGATGATCAATAAGGCACTTTCTTTGATTGAACCAGATGCAGTTATGGTGGCATGGGATAGTGGAAAACCAACATTTCGTCATGAAAGCTATGATGCTTATAAAGGAACAAGAAAACAGCTCGATCAAGAGC encodes:
- a CDS encoding LytR/AlgR family response regulator transcription factor; translation: MLQIYICDDEIEILNFIKKEIDNQVLIQDYDMMVCSCYTNPIDLMKDITNSKTRRNLYFLDVELKNEKYDGFLLGKAIRNIDPHATIVYITSYKDLAYKTFQYHLEAFDYIVKDSEFKLRESICNCLKSIVSQIAQENIDPIEYYTFKTGEKIHHIPLNEILYIETSMRSHFVIVHALHDRIECIGSLSDIEQQLKPRFLKIHRSYIVALDKIDELDLKNNRVWIQGNMCLVSRKMKSKLLEALNRVL
- a CDS encoding ABC transporter ATP-binding protein, encoding MKNEYIRIQHISKEFHSTVVLKDLNAVLHKGEILGFLGPSGAGKTTTIKILTGQLKLTKGDAYVLDIHCDNIDETIYEQIGIVTDNSGIYERMSVYDNLKYFSKILNVSKERIDVLLKRVGLFEHKMKLASQLSKGQKQRLILARAILHTPKILFLDEPTSGLDPSTALTIHNLLLELKHEGMAIFLTTHNMEEATKLCDHVALLNEGVIVEYGSPKELCIKHNQEKKYKVILNDDSEHILSNKANDIEKMRQWLLEDKVEALHSCEPTLEDVFIHVTGRGLN
- a CDS encoding ABC transporter permease, yielding MICIRKISAIMEMKAKALMSKNFLIMMLFSIGYGYLMKTIIGEVSTYALSMAVLFNIAMALYVTALLLAEEKEKNTLRVLMTSSVRGIEYFLGTVFPILIEVEIINVILALLLGVTMNPYVWMIYLLMTSLATLSCTMIGMIFGIFAKNQMNTSSIITPAVIILMLIPMFSELLPFMKVISEYLFTGIVMNVINKLSYANISVSLIQWCILSSECIITLLLFLILYKRNGFEA
- a CDS encoding DegV family protein, with the translated sequence MKKIALMCDSSADITEEEAKALDIHVLRMPITIDGKEYIDSKTISDNDIIEALRAEKQVKTAQPVIGDMVNMWIDLLKDYDEVFYLPLSNKLSGTCQTAIGLSKKFEGRVHVVDSELVCYPVVSVLKMARELLEEGYSCAQVKKKIEDDGELYAVIIPENLTALKNGGRISPAAAALAGLLKIQPLLSVEHGAIDLVDKVRTLKKAYREGIERVTKDIHPEDYIWMIIDADNRAMSDELKPILEEACGQPVEQRTFKAVILTHTGPGTIGFGRIRKLK
- a CDS encoding PHP domain-containing protein, producing the protein MIDAHIEYQGEYSYEHLMEYVQAAIHNGIDEITILQPTHKFKECSLLYREICASYPCQKEWYDRIEKTSIGSYQAFIKDMKKQEFPIKINFGLHVCYFTQHEHFISQMLNAFPYDVKVGSIQFVDNLAFDWKESNKMLWNKYNADFLHRRYYEMMNAMLTSNLFDGISGFDNIRTAGVMPKFSRTHTYQKLAKLLMQNQIYVEDDTMLHPDFCSLCTHYRVVLKPVSRSKKPDDLGKENY
- a CDS encoding SPOR domain-containing protein, producing MNRKRIIILLALFFSILFSSFYYMLFSVIGTSSSQKTLHMNQVGLYKEEKNLEEAKQKLEEDGFHVYQMKQGDVTALVCGVNEDKKKTEEEQKELADKNYSFIEKSVTVSSDEITDLIKQKKYKEALEKIGNESKTVK
- the radC gene encoding RadC family protein, producing the protein MKVKQLNEKERPREKALLNGIKSLSNRELIALLLRSGTREKSALEVADELLCTFETMGDLGSASIHDVMHIKGIKEAKAVELLAAFEIGKRIALDDIQEKVQIGKPEDVVDWLQQEIGFCNQECFYVIFLNQKNQIQSYKQMFTGTLTNASVHPREIFKEAMRLGCARIMVAHNHPSGDPTPSNADIELTNHIVESGKMVAIPLMDHIIVARNAYISFRQMRLID
- the mreC gene encoding rod shape-determining protein MreC, whose product is MKLNRLQKIILGVLVFFLMIGLLLQGINGNTTSNLGYDAFTMLKYSLIDHPVETIKEWTHDFASLWSVKKENDILRYELSQAPSYQAKYEDAQRRITELEEALDLKGKERYESIAANVVSRDTSTWNDRITIDKGSKDGIVEGMAVESVKGMIGKVESTSDYTSVVKLLTSEDKKSNASIKINIDEKHSSDGILYSYDVKKGVYVVYLYDDTDKVKKGMQVVTSGKGGVYPSGLLVGTVDSIQSLNNQTGQTIYVRPIDDMQEFSIVRVIGSKKGE
- a CDS encoding rod shape-determining protein MreD; the encoded protein is MAHVVLFLVCSLFDEILSVLFPNTFLVNDLLFIPNLAFCMMILTIRKFSLTDKCLFAFGCGMFYDFCFANTFLLYAIIYTLLACILHLWSKHLTETLIESLILSIVTIFVKDLLVYFVMSFQGISEIPFLLWAEQFELLTLLGNAVLVLGIVFLQRSKEDYLEKKANKIRRGEKIQWFNLKSKE
- the minD gene encoding septum site-determining protein MinD; the protein is MGESIAITSGKGGVGKSSTIIGIGMILAQMGYRVCMIDMDLGLKNLDVMMGLQHRVLYDLKDVMDGKCTLSRAILQDKQQDNLYLIPACKTIHIASFQGDHFEEIVQSLKQSFDYVLLDTPAGMESGFLYSIRCVNKAVLVTTLDVTSLQDCDRIIGILMKEGMEEISFVVNRMNVHLIEKGISVPLEEAKKWLSVEFLGYVFDDEEVMRSNNHGTPVVLKRDTLLYSCYYSIVKNMLGERVELPKYKEKSLLQKLFG
- a CDS encoding M23 family metallopeptidase, whose amino-acid sequence is MDELRDVRKRISKRRGGYGEEKHRPVFFFRFFYHVIMAAMCICVLVLGLLVSNKLDLLDLPVLEKTLQLDDLSKWIPFEKWFSLKEEAVSTTPVYTPLEENQYTNGTNIAYNVYHGVVLHVQTNKDNKQSVSIKQDNGVVATYGNLDEVKVKKGERILKEKILGTYTSYVTIDFLKDQKLIAYDEALKEN
- a CDS encoding site-2 protease family protein; this encodes MFLFLNYAYFYLMFYIFLILSIHEMAHILMACAFHYQFEKITIYPFGLSAQIKNLGYGNLIQEILIICSGPLTHVCMPLLFDFLCSTGMISEIFYEYLCMINASILLFNLLPIYPLDGGRLVQVFFHCFCIYKTAEKCTYLTSFLVLLFFLYKGLFQAYAGYIVFIFLVVELFLAWKSLPLQALQFYRFRYLHSCKEKPYLHHKKDLYRGRYNLFYRKGGWIEETSWLLEKFVPKNRH
- a CDS encoding metal ABC transporter substrate-binding protein, with the translated sequence MKIKMFLISLLCFTLLSGCKKEHFQVATTVYPIQYLVERIAGTYSNLSVETISENSMIQRAQIKDNYTSILKNSDALFYIGGLEPYMNMYMEDIRENDIDMVDLATKSAIYKFERYTSTVVNGQTTGVETPYYDGELFQTIETYDYDPLLWMDPVAMTSMASDILEYLNAKYPQYRSIFDDNYNKLELDLARLDADFQKISTANENISFVSMTPSFGNWQKSYGIEVYPIVLSKYGALPTADQLEVMKKRIKDDHVRYIAMEDNLPEDMVKLRKKLIDELGLIPVNLKNLSSLSKEDEEAGKDYLSIMYENLETLEAIAS